One Fusarium falciforme chromosome 1, complete sequence genomic window carries:
- a CDS encoding Phosphoacetylglucosamine mutase codes for MDGQILAASEKHPIVPNHTYKYGTAGFRMKADLLDGVAFRVGLLSGLRSRKLNGQAIGVMITASHNPAVDNGVKIVDPMGEMLEQEWEAYATRLVNCPSDQELLDTYKALAEQLKIDLSAPGRVVYGRDTRPSGHSLVAALADAFEATSTEYTDYKILTTPQLHYLTRCINTEGTPKAYGKVSEAGYYEKLSEAFVRALRGKKLQGQLIVDCANGVGGPKLTELLKVIPQDVTGADIKVVNDDVLRPEVLNLDAGADYVKTKQRAPPSPKPIPGVRCCSLDGDADRLIYYWIDPDTGFFMLDGDRISSLNASFIGDLVRSAGLADDLRIGVVQTAYANGASTNYIEKHLQLPVVCTPTGVKHLHHVACQFDVGVYFEANGHGTVVFSQEAIRAFRETEPQSPAQKDALETLAAVSDLINQTVGDAISDMLMVEVILAHKGWTLKDWAMTYTDLPNRLVRVEVGNKDLFQTTDAERRLSQPAGAQDEIDQCVRKYTNARSFARASGTENACRVYAEAATRSEADELANKVAQIVKQFGS; via the exons GATGGCGTCGCCTTCCGTGTCGGTCTCCTATCGGGCCTGCGCAGCCGCAAGCTCAATGGCCAGGCCATTGGCGTTATGATCACCGCCAGCCACAACCCGGCCGTTGACAACGGTGTCAAGATTGTCGACCCCATGGGCGAGATGCTTGAGCAGGAGTGGGAAGCCTACGCTACCCGTCTTGTCAACTGCCCCTCCGACCAGGAGCTCCTTGACACCTACAAGGCCCTCGCtgagcagctcaagatcgATCTCTCTGCCCCTGGCCGCGTCGTCTACGGTCGTGATACCCGTCCCTCGGGTCACTCCCTCGTCGCTGCCCTCGCCGATGCCTTCGAGGCCACCTCGACCGAGTACACCGACTACAAGATCCTCACCACCCCTCAGCTTCACTACCTGACCCGCTGCATCAACACCGAGGGCACTCCCAAGGCCTACGGAAAGGTCAGCGAGGCTGGTTACTACGAGAAGCTCTCCGAGGCCTTTGTCCGCGCTCTTCGCGGCAAGAAGCTCCAGGGCCAGCTCATTGTCGACTGCGCCAATGGCGTCGGAGGCCCCAAGCTTACGGAGCTGCTCAAGGTCATTCCCCAGGACGTGACCGGCGCCGACATCAAGGTCGTCAATGACGATGTGCTCCGCCCCGAGGTTCTCAACCTCGAT GCCGGTGCCGACTACGTCAAGACCAAGCAGCGAGCTCCTCCCAGCCCCAAGCCTATCCCTGGTGTCCGTTGCTGCTCCCtcgatggcgatgccgaCCGTCTGATCTACTACTGGATCGACCCTGACACTGGCTTCTTCATGCTCGACGGCGACCGTATCTCGTCTCTCAACGCCTCCTTCATTGGCGACCTCGTCCGCTCTGCTGGCCTTGCTGATGACCTCCGCATTGGCGTCGTCCAGACCGCCTACGCCAACGGTGCTAGCACCAACTACATCGAGAAGCACCTTCAGCTCCCTGTGGTCTGCACCCCCACCGGTGTTAAGCACCTGCACCACGTCGCCTGCCAGTTCGACGTCGGCGTCTACTTTGAGGCTAACGGCCACGGCACCGTTGTCTTTTCCCAGGAGGCCATCCGCGCTTTCCGCGAGACAGAGCCCCAGTCACCTGCTCAGAAGGATGCGCTTGAGACGCTGGCGGCTGTCAGCGACCTCATCAACCAGACGGTCGGCGACGCCATCTCGGACATGCTCATGGTGGAGGTCATTCTCGCTCACAAGGGATGGACTCTTAAGGACTGGGCCATGACCTACACTGACCTCCCCAACCGCCTCGTCCGCGTCGAGGTCGGCAACAAGGATCTCTTCCAGACCACGGATGCCGAGCGCCGACTCAGCCAGCCCGCCGGTGCCCAGGATGAGATTGACCAGTGTGTTAGGAAGTACACCAATGCCCGTTCCTTTGCCCGCGCCAGTGGCACTGAGAACGCATGCCGTGTGTACGCCGAGGCTGCCACCCGCTCCGAGGCTGACGAGCTCGCCAACAAGGTTGCTCAGATCGTGAAGCAGTTTGGCTCTTGA